One window from the genome of Mucilaginibacter ginsenosidivorans encodes:
- the pruA gene encoding L-glutamate gamma-semialdehyde dehydrogenase has product MLKGFFNVPTPQNEPVLNYGPRSVERAALKAALDEARSKQTDIPMYIGGKEVRTGNLQELRPPHDHQHLLGKFHYGDASHVAAAIDAALAAKADWEEMPWEHRAAIFLKAADLLAGPYRAKVNAATMLGQSKNAYQAEIDSACELIDFLRFNVFYMTQIYQQQPPISGKGVWNRVEQRPLEGFVFALTPFNFSAIAGNLPSSAAMMGNVVVWKPANTQVYAANVIMQVFQEAGLPDGVINLVYVDGPTAGEVIFNHPDFAGIHFTGSTGVFQNIWKTIGNNIHKYKTYPRIVGETGGKDFVLIHPSADVDVANIALIRGAFEYQGQKCSAASRAYIPKSLWPAIKERMQRDIATFKMGPVEDFENFINAVIDEKSFDKLAKYIDAAKKDKGVEIITGGNYDKSKGWFIEPTVIKVDDPHYVTMCEELFGPVLTVYVYDDKDFDKVVDIVDNTSIYALTGAIIAQDRYAIADMTHRLRNAAGNFYINDKPTGAVVGQQPFGGARGSGTNDKAGSMINLLRWVSPRTIKETFDPPKDYRYPFLQKEI; this is encoded by the coding sequence ATGCTCAAAGGATTTTTTAACGTCCCCACACCGCAGAACGAACCTGTTTTAAACTACGGTCCGCGCAGTGTGGAGCGTGCAGCGCTTAAAGCCGCATTGGACGAAGCGCGTTCGAAACAGACCGACATCCCGATGTATATCGGCGGAAAAGAAGTACGTACCGGCAATTTGCAGGAACTTCGCCCGCCGCACGACCACCAGCATTTACTGGGTAAATTTCACTACGGCGATGCCAGCCATGTTGCGGCTGCTATCGACGCCGCGCTGGCCGCTAAAGCCGACTGGGAAGAAATGCCATGGGAGCACCGTGCCGCCATCTTCCTTAAAGCCGCCGACCTGCTTGCCGGTCCGTACCGCGCTAAGGTGAACGCGGCTACCATGCTGGGCCAGTCAAAAAATGCGTACCAGGCCGAGATCGATTCGGCTTGCGAGCTGATCGACTTCCTGCGCTTCAACGTGTTTTACATGACGCAGATATACCAGCAGCAACCGCCAATTTCGGGCAAAGGTGTCTGGAACAGGGTTGAGCAGCGCCCGTTGGAAGGTTTTGTATTTGCTTTAACGCCATTCAATTTCTCGGCGATTGCCGGTAATTTGCCATCGTCCGCAGCTATGATGGGCAACGTGGTAGTTTGGAAACCTGCCAACACGCAGGTGTATGCGGCGAATGTCATCATGCAGGTATTCCAGGAAGCTGGACTGCCCGATGGTGTGATCAACCTGGTATATGTTGACGGCCCGACTGCGGGCGAGGTTATTTTTAATCACCCCGATTTTGCCGGCATTCATTTTACAGGTTCTACAGGTGTATTCCAGAATATCTGGAAGACCATTGGTAACAACATTCATAAATATAAAACCTACCCGCGCATTGTGGGCGAAACTGGCGGTAAGGACTTTGTGCTGATACACCCAAGCGCCGATGTTGATGTAGCGAACATAGCCCTTATACGCGGTGCATTTGAATACCAGGGACAGAAATGTTCCGCAGCTTCAAGGGCCTATATCCCGAAATCGTTGTGGCCCGCTATTAAGGAAAGGATGCAACGTGATATTGCAACTTTCAAAATGGGCCCGGTTGAGGATTTTGAGAACTTTATTAATGCCGTTATCGACGAAAAGTCGTTTGACAAACTGGCAAAATATATCGACGCTGCCAAAAAAGATAAAGGTGTCGAGATCATCACCGGCGGTAACTATGATAAGAGCAAGGGCTGGTTCATTGAGCCGACTGTCATCAAAGTTGACGACCCGCATTACGTAACCATGTGCGAGGAGCTTTTTGGCCCGGTACTGACGGTTTACGTGTATGATGATAAGGATTTTGACAAGGTAGTGGATATTGTCGACAACACTTCCATCTATGCCTTAACGGGCGCCATCATCGCGCAAGACCGTTACGCCATTGCCGATATGACTCACCGCCTGCGCAATGCAGCCGGTAACTTCTACATCAACGATAAACCGACAGGCGCCGTCGTTGGTCAGCAGCCGTTTGGTGGTGCAAGGGGTTCGGGTACGAATGACAAAGCCGGATCGATGATCAATTTATTGCGCTGGGTATCGCCAAGAACGATCAAAGAAACATTTGATCCGCCGAAAGATTACAGGTACCCGTTTTTGCAGAAAGAGATTTAG
- a CDS encoding acyl-CoA carboxylase subunit beta, translating to MNKKIKTLRHKKEHALLGGGHARIESQHKKGKLTARERLHFLLDEGSFQEIGMLVTHRSTDFGMEKEIYPGDGVVTGYGTVNGRLVYVFSQDFTVFGGSLSETHAEKICKIMDLAMKNGAPVIGLNDSGGARIQEGVVSLGGYADIFYKNTMASGVVPQISAIMGPCAGGAVYSPAITDFILMVENTSYMFVTGPNVVKTVTHEVVTSEELGGATTHATKSGVTHFACANEIDAIQHVKKLLSYMPQNCEDKAPSLPYEGKNESRPELNDIMPENNSQPYDIRDVITHVIDSDSFLEVHKDFAENIVVGFARLAGRSIGIVANQPAFLAGVLDIHSSTKGARFVRFCDSFNIPLLVFEDVPGFLPGTDQEWNAIITNGAKLLYAFSEATVPRITVITRKAYGGAYDVMNSKHIGADMNFAWPTAEIAVMGAKGAAEIIFKREINAAEDKEAKWLEMEQAYSDIFANPYRAAERGFVDEVIEPSETRIKLIHAFKMLENKVVNNPRKKHGNIPL from the coding sequence GTGAACAAGAAGATCAAGACATTACGACATAAAAAGGAACATGCCCTGCTTGGCGGCGGCCATGCCCGTATTGAAAGTCAGCATAAAAAAGGAAAGTTAACCGCCCGCGAGCGCCTTCATTTTTTACTGGACGAAGGTTCGTTCCAGGAAATTGGGATGCTGGTTACACACCGCTCCACTGATTTCGGTATGGAAAAGGAAATATACCCCGGCGATGGTGTGGTGACCGGGTACGGAACGGTCAATGGCCGGCTGGTTTATGTTTTTTCACAGGATTTTACCGTGTTTGGCGGGTCACTTTCTGAGACCCATGCCGAAAAAATATGCAAGATCATGGACCTGGCCATGAAGAACGGTGCACCTGTAATAGGCTTGAATGATTCTGGCGGCGCACGTATACAGGAAGGGGTGGTATCGCTGGGCGGCTATGCCGATATATTTTATAAGAACACCATGGCATCGGGCGTGGTGCCGCAAATATCAGCTATCATGGGTCCCTGTGCGGGCGGCGCAGTTTATTCGCCTGCTATTACCGATTTTATATTGATGGTGGAGAACACCTCCTATATGTTCGTAACCGGGCCTAACGTGGTAAAAACAGTCACACACGAGGTGGTGACCTCGGAAGAATTAGGCGGCGCGACAACACACGCCACCAAATCGGGCGTTACACATTTTGCATGCGCCAACGAGATAGATGCAATTCAGCATGTAAAAAAACTGCTGAGCTATATGCCGCAAAACTGCGAGGATAAGGCACCGTCATTACCTTATGAAGGTAAGAATGAATCGCGCCCGGAGCTGAACGACATTATGCCCGAAAATAACTCACAGCCTTATGATATAAGGGATGTGATCACCCATGTTATTGACAGCGACTCGTTTTTAGAAGTACATAAGGACTTTGCCGAGAACATTGTAGTTGGTTTTGCGCGTCTTGCGGGTAGGAGCATAGGTATTGTGGCCAATCAGCCGGCATTTTTGGCGGGGGTACTGGATATTCATTCATCCACCAAAGGGGCGCGTTTTGTGCGTTTCTGCGATTCGTTTAATATACCATTGCTGGTATTTGAAGATGTGCCGGGTTTTTTGCCGGGTACCGACCAGGAGTGGAACGCTATTATCACCAACGGAGCCAAATTACTGTATGCTTTCAGCGAGGCTACCGTACCGCGCATAACCGTTATTACCCGCAAAGCCTATGGCGGCGCTTATGATGTGATGAATTCCAAGCACATCGGTGCGGATATGAACTTCGCCTGGCCAACGGCCGAAATAGCGGTAATGGGCGCCAAGGGTGCTGCCGAGATCATCTTTAAACGCGAGATCAATGCTGCTGAAGATAAAGAAGCCAAATGGCTGGAGATGGAACAGGCCTACTCCGATATTTTTGCCAATCCCTACCGTGCGGCCGAACGCGGCTTTGTGGATGAGGTTATAGAACCATCCGAAACCCGTATCAAACTGATCCATGCGTTCAAAATGCTGGAGAATAAGGTGGTGAATAATCCGAGGAAGAAACATGGGAATATACCACTTTGA
- the can gene encoding carbonate dehydratase, with protein sequence MSTTNHISYEGLLEGNKEFIANALKEDPEYFDKLTVQNPPVLWIGCADSRVPANQITNTKPGEIFVHRNIANMVIHTDMNMLSVLDYAVNVLKVKHVIVTGHYGCGGIIAAMSDQQFGLIDNWLIHIKDVYRLHAAELDSISDEKARTNRMVELNVIENVNNLCKTSIVQNAWKSGQELSVHGWVYSLSTGIITDLKVSTSSNDSLDQVFKFK encoded by the coding sequence ATGAGCACAACAAACCACATCAGCTACGAAGGCCTGCTGGAAGGCAACAAAGAATTTATTGCAAATGCATTAAAGGAAGATCCTGAATATTTTGACAAACTTACGGTGCAAAACCCGCCTGTTTTATGGATAGGCTGCGCCGATAGCCGCGTGCCTGCAAACCAGATAACCAACACCAAACCGGGCGAAATATTCGTGCACCGTAACATCGCGAACATGGTGATCCATACCGATATGAATATGCTGTCGGTGCTGGATTATGCCGTGAATGTTTTAAAGGTAAAACATGTTATCGTAACCGGGCATTACGGCTGTGGTGGTATAATTGCCGCCATGAGCGATCAGCAATTCGGATTGATAGACAACTGGCTGATCCACATTAAAGATGTGTACCGTCTGCACGCCGCTGAACTGGACAGCATAAGCGACGAAAAAGCGCGGACCAACCGCATGGTGGAGCTTAATGTGATTGAAAACGTCAACAATCTTTGCAAAACTTCCATCGTACAAAACGCCTGGAAAAGCGGGCAGGAACTAAGCGTACACGGCTGGGTGTACAGCCTGAGCACCGGTATTATTACCGATCTGAAAGTAAGCACCTCCAGTAACGACAGCCTGGACCAGGTGTTTAAGTTTAAATAA